In Arthrobacter sp. MN05-02, the genomic stretch GACCTCCTGCCGGACGAGAAGCTCACCCTCACCAGCGTGCCCGGGGACCGCGGCGACATCACCGGGGCGGGCGGCGAGGTCCTCGTCACCGAGCGGCCCGTGATCCGCGTCGGCATCGACAAGACGGGGGGTCCCGGAGGCGCAGTGGACCGCTTCCGCCCGTGCACTCGCCACCCTGCTCGAGCTCGACCCGGCGGCCTACGAGGAACAGGTCACCGCCGCGGGCGCGGAAGCCTTCGTGGTGGCGGTCGTCCTGCGCGACGACGCGACGCGGACGGTCACCGACGCGCAGATCGATGCCATCCCGGGCGCACTGCGGCAGGCCGACACCCTGGAACTCGCCCCAACCCGCACCTTCGCCCGCGAACTCCTGGGCAGCGTGGGCGAGGCGACGGAGGAACTCGTGGAGCAGTCCGACGGCGCCGTCCGGGCGGGTGACGTCACCGGGCTCGGCGGGCTGCAGCTGCAGCACAACGACCGGCTGGCCGGCACCCCGGGCCTCACGATCGGCGCCGCACCGGTGGACGATCCCGGAACGCCCAGCCAGACGCTCTTCACGAGGCCGGCCGTGGACGGCACCGACCTCGCCACCACGCTCGATCCCCGCCTGCAGGCCCTCGGCGAGGAGGTCCTCGCGGACGAGCCCTCGGCGTCGTCGATCGTCGCCATCCGGCCCAGCACGGGCGAGATCCTCGCGGCCGCCAACGGTCCGGGCAGCGAGGGCCTGCAGACCGCGCTCCTGGGCCAGTACCCGCCCGGGTCCACGTTCAAGGTGGCGACGAGCCTCGCACTGCTGCGGAAGGGCTTCACCCCCGAGAGCCCCACGGAGTGCACCGAGGAGGTCTCCGTCGACGGCCGGACGTTCAACAACGCCAGCACCTATCCGGCGCAGTTCCTCGGGACCATCCCGCTCCTGGAGACCTTCGCGCAGTCCTGCAACACCGGCTTCATCTCCGCCCGCGACGAGATCAGCCAGGCTGATCTCGCGGCCGCCGCCTCCGATCTCGGGATCGGCGTGGAGGCGCGCATCGGCACGCCCGCGTTCTTCGGCTCCGTGCCCACCGAGGCGGAGGGCACGGCCCACGCCGCCGCCATGATCGGGCAGGGCGAGGTGCTGGTGTCACCCCTGGGCCTCGCCACGATGGCCGCCTCCGTGGGAGCAGGATCGCGTGTCACGCCGACCCTCCTCGCCGCGGGAGAGTCCACCGAGCTCGACCCCGGCTCGGAGAGCGCCGCGGCCACGGAAGCCCCCTCCGGCGACGCGACGGCCTCGGAGCCCGAGGAGTCCGAGGAGTCCGAGGAGTCCGAGGCGCCGCCCAGCGCGTTCACCGCCGGTGAGTCGGCGACCCTGAAGACGCTCATGTCCGCGGTCGTCGAGCAGGGCGGGGCCCGGCTCCTGCAGGACGTGCCGGGTGATCCCGTCCTGGCCAAGACCGGGACCGCCGAATTCGGGAGCGAGACTCCCCCGCGGACGCACGCATGGGTCGTCGCCCTGCAGGGCGACCTCGCCGTCGCGGTCTTCGTGGAGGAGGGCGAACTGGGATCGACGTCCGGCGGCCCCCTGATGCAGGCCTTCCTGACGGGTGCCGCCACCCGCTGACCACCGAGCAGCCACGGCCCGCCACTCCGGTGCGCAGGCCCTCTCCTTCGACGTCATGGGGGTCGGATCGACACAGTGAACGCAGTTGCTTGATCATCCTCCGGCGTCGGCACGCGATGCCGGAGGCCATCCGAAGACCGTCGAAAGGGTCGCAGTGGATCTCACGTTCATCCCGCTCATCATCGGCGCGGTGGTGCTGCTCGTCATCATCATCGCCGCCGTCGTCCTCGCCCGCATGGCGCTGCACATCGCCAGCCCGGACCAGGCGCTCATCATCTCGTCGAAGGACAGCAAAGGGCAGCCCGATCCGGACAGCCAGCGCGTCGTCTTCGGCCGGATCTTCATCAACCCGTTCTCGCAGCGGGCCTATCCCCTGTCGCTCGCGTCGCGCCAGGTGTCCCTGCGCATCGAGGGCATCTCCAAGAACGGCATCAAGCTCCACCTCACCGGGGTCGCCCAGGTCAAGGTCGGTGGTGACGCCGACGCCGTCCGCAAGGCCGCCCAGCGCTTCCTCAACCAGCAGGAGGCGATCGACCACTACACGCAGGAGACCCTGTCCGGTTCGCTCCGCTCCATCGTGGGGACCCTGACGGTCGAATCGATCATCCGGGACCGCGCGACCTTCGCCAAGAGCGTCAAGGAGGAAGCGGAACACTCCATGCACAACCAGGGCCTGGAGATCGACACCTTCCAGATCCAGTCCGTGGACGACGACTCCGGGTACCTGAAGAACCTGGGCCGCCCGGAGGCCGCCCTCGCGGAACGCAACGCGAAGATCGCCGAAGCCCGCTCCATGCAGGAATCCGAGCAGGCACGTGCGCTGTCCGACGAGCAGGTGGCCCTCGCGCAGCAGCAGCTGATCATCCGCCGCGCGGAACTGAAGGAGGAGGAGGCCGATGCCCGCCAGGCACGGGCCGACGCCGCGGGACCCCTCGCCCAGGCCGAACAGCAGGAGCAGGTCATCATGCGTGAGCAGCAGGTCGCCCAGCGGCGGTCCGAGCTCCGTGAGCGCGAGCTCGACACCGAGGTGCGCAAGCCAGCGGACGCCGAGAAGTACCGCCTCATCCAGCAGGCCGACGCGAAGCTCGAGGAGCGGCGCCGGGCATCGGAGGCCACGGAGATCGAAGCCCGCGTGGACCTCGCGCGCCGCAAGCTCGTCGCCGAGGGTGACCGGGTGGCAGCCGAGGCCGACGCCGCGTCGAACACGGCCCGCGGTACCGCCGAAGCATCGATCAACGAGGCCAAGGGCCGTGCCGACGCCGCGGTGATCGCGTCGCGCGGTGACGCCGAGGCCCGGTCGGCGGAAGCCCGCGGCAAGGCGGAGGCCGCCGGCATCGCCGCGCAGGCGGAGGCCTACGAGAAGTTCAACCAGGCCGCCATCCTGTCCAAGGTCCTCGAGGTGCTGCCCGCGATGGCACGGGAGATCGCGGCACCGATGTCGGCGATCGACACCATGACCGTCGTCTCCAACGACGGCGCGAGCCAGCTCAGCAAGAACGTCTCCAGCGGCGTCCACCAGACCACGCAGATGGTCAAAGGACACCACCGGCCTGGACATCATCGCGCTGCTCGGCGACCTGCTCAAGAACGCGGACAAGCCCGGCCGGAACGGGGCCACCAGCCCGACCGTCGTCTCGGGCTCCGACTAGCGGGACCTGACGGCCGCCGTCGGGGATCCGGCGGCGGCGGTCAGCGGTAGGTCGGCAGGTAGGTGCCCGACGAGGGGACGATCACCTTGCCGAGCGGCGCCAGCGACACCGGGATCAGCTTGAGGTTGGCGATGCCCAGCGGGATGCCGATGATGCTGACGAACATCGGGATGGCCGTGAGCACGTGGCCGATGGCGATCCAGATGCCCGCCACGAGGAGCCAGATCACGTTCCCGATCGTGGAGAACCCGCCCGGCCGACCGCCGCGGTTCACGACGGTCTGGCCGAAGGGCCACAGCGCGTAGACACCGATCCGGAACGAGGCGATGCCGAAGGGGATGGTCACGACCAGCAGGCAGCAGATGATGCCGGCCGCGAAGTAGCCCAGCGCGAGCCAGATGCCGCCGAACAGGAGCCAGATGACGTTCAGGAGTGCGTTCATCCGCCCATTGTTCCCCACCCCGCGCGCCGTGGCACCTCCCCGGACGGACGGAAGGCCCCCACCCGCGAGGGTAGGGGCCTTCCGTGTTCGGCCGATGGGGCTAGCGCGACCGGCGATCGTTGGACGCCGGCGCGCTGGCCCTGCGGGAACCGGCCGCACGGCGGGCTCCCTCGGTCCGCGGAGCCGACGACGGCGCGTGGCTGCGCTGCCCGCCGGCTGCGGGGTGGCGGCCACGGGACGACGGACGGCGTCGCCCACGCGCTGGCCGGAGGCGGGACGGCGGCTGCGCGTGGTCGTCTCGAGGCGGTGCGCGGCTCGGCCGTCCTGCGGCGCGAGCCACCGAGCCGGCAGCAGCACCGGCGTCAGGCCGAAGCGCGGCGCCTGCGGCTGGTCCTTGCGGCGGTCGGCCCGGTTGCCCTGGGCAGCCTGGGGTCAGCCGGCACGCGACCGCGACCACCTGCCCCGCGGCCTCCGGCAGCCGGGAGGCGGCACCGCGACAGGCGCGCTTGCGCTCGGCGTTGGCACCCGTCGAGGTGCCTTCGCCACGCGTGGCCTCACGGGAGGCGAGCAGCGCGGCGCGCGTGCGGGGATCGATCTTGTCCGCCACGTCTCCGACGAGCGACAGGACGAGAGGCGAGGTCGCCTTGACGGTCTCGAAGGCGACGTCGACGCCTGCCGCCTTCATGAGCTTGTGCACCTCGGACTTCTGCTCGGGCAGCGTGATCGTGACCACGGTTCCCGAGGAGCCCGCGCGGGCCGTGCGGCCTGAGCGGTGCAGGTACGCCTTGTGCTCCGTGGGCGGATCGACGTGCACCACGAGCTCGACGTCGTCCACGTGCACGCCGCGGGCCGCGACATCCGTCGCCACCAGGACGCGGACGTCGCCGCTGGAGAACTCGGCTAGGTTCCGGTCGCGGGCGTTCTGCGACAGGTTGCCGTGCAGGTCGACGGCGGGGATGCCGGCGTCGGTCAGGGTCTTGGCGAGCTTCCGCGCGTGGTGCTTGGTGCGCATGAACAGCAGCCGGCGTCCGGTACCGGATGCGAGCTGGACGATCAGCTGCTTCTTCTGCGTCTGGTCGCCGATCATCAGCACGTGGTGCTCCATGGTGGTGACCGCCGCCTGCGGGTCGTCCACGGAGTGGGTGACGGGATTTGTCATGTAGCGGTTGACCACCTTGTCCACGCCGTTGTCCAGCGTGGCCGAGAACAGCAGTCGCTGGCCGTCCGCAGGCGTGGTGTCGAGCAGCTTCTTGACCACGGGCAGGAACCCGAGGTCCGCCATGTGATCGGCCTCGTCGAGGATGGTGATCTCCACGGACTCGAGCGTGATGAGCTTCTGGCGCATCAGGTCCTCGAGGCGGCCGGGGCAGGCGATGACGATGTCGACGCCCGCGCGCAGGGCCTTCTCCTGGCGTTGCTGGGACACACCGCCGTAGATCACGGTGGTGTTCAGTCCGAGCTCCTTGGCGAGGGGCTCGACGGTGGCGTTGATCTGGGTGGCGAGCTCGCGGGTCGGTGCGAGGACCAGGGCCAGGGGGCGCCCGGGCTTGCGGCGGTAGGCCGCTTCCTGCTCGGACAGGCGCGCGACCATGGGGAGCGCGAAGGCGAGGGTCTTGCCCGAGCCGGTGCGGCCGCGTCCGAGGACGTCGCGCCCGGCGAGGGAGTCAGGAAGGGACTTGACCTGGATGGGGAATGGTTCGGTGATCCCCTGCGCGGCGAGGTTCTCGACCAGCGCTTTGGGCACACCGAGGGCGGCAAAAGTAGTCATGTAGTTGACACGAACTTTCTTCTCATCTTCCCCGGCACCGGTTGGCGCAGGGGTTCGCCGAAGAAAAATCAGACAGTGTCCACCGCGCTCACGATCCTCGGAGCTGGATGCGGGACAAAAGAATGCGTTCTATCGACGCAGGCTGCGCGTCCAGCTGGCGGACATGGTCCGCCGTGCGCAGGCAAGTGGTCCGAGTTTATCAGGAGGTGCGCCCGTTACCCGCATCGGCGCCCTGGCCGACGGTGCTGCCCGCCAGGCGCAGCTCGCGATCTCACGCCTCCGCCGGGCGACGGCGGACCGACGTCCGGCCGGTAGCCTAGAAGGTGATGGAGCCACGAGAGCAGACCCCCGACCAGCCGCACCGTTCCCAGCCGGTGTCCTTCGTCCGCCGGGGCTCGCGCCTCCAGGGCCGGCGCCGCGAGGCCTGGGACGAGCTCGCCGAGGCCTTCCTCATCGACGTGCCCCGCGTGGAGAACGCCGACACGTCGGTGGCACCCGGCTTCGTGCTCGACGTCGAAGCGGCCTTCGGCCGGCCGGCGCCCCTCGTCGTCGAGGTGGGGTCGGGCCTGGGAGAGGCCATCACCCACGCTGCCGAGCTCGATCCCGACCGCGACTACCTCGCCCTCGAGGTCTACCGTCCGGGACTGGCCCAGACCATGCTGCGGATCAGCCAGAAGGACCTGACGAACGTCCGGACCGCCCAGGTCAATGCCGCGGAGGCCTTCGCCGGGATGATCCCGGCGTCGTCGGTCACCGAGCTGTGGACCTTCTTCCCGGACCCCTGGCACAAGGCCCGTCACCACAAGCGCCGCCTCGTCAAGGAGGACTACGTGGAGCTCGCCGCACGCGTCCTCGCGACCGGCGGGATCTTCCGCCTCGCCACCGACTGGTCCAGCTACGCCGTGCAGATGCGCGCCGTCCTGGACGCGAGCGGGTATTTCGAGAACCTGCACGACGGCGAACGCTCGGGCGCCGGGAGCCCGCTCACCCAGGTGTGGCAGAGCGGGGTGGAGTCCGTGGTGGGTGGCGCGCCGGTCCGGGAGGGCCGCGACCCGGTGAGCACCGGCAACACCGGCATCAACGAGGGGACCGACGAGCTCGGCGGGTGGGCGCCCCGTTTCGAAGGCCGCACCCTGACGAGTTTCGAGAACAAGGCGATCAAGGCCGGGCGGATGGTCTTCGACCTCACCTACCGCCGCCGCTGACGGGTGCGCGCTGATGGATCGACACCGCGGTCCGCGGTCCGATGACTGCTGATCCGGTCCGATGACGCAGGGCCCATGGCCGGGACATGCCCGGGACTCTCCCGCGTACCGGCGGATCCTCCTCGCCCTGCTGTTCGCCGGGCTCGCGACCTTCGCGCAGCTGTACTCGCTGCAGGGTGTCCTGACCGGGCTCGCCGCCGAGTTCACGATCCCACCCGCCGAGGCGGCCCTGTCCGTCTCGGCGGCGACACTGGGCCTCGCGCTCGCGGTGATCCCGTGGTCCGCCGTCGCCGACCGGGCAGGGCGCAAGCGGACGATGTCGTGGGCCATCGGCGCCGCCGTCGTCCTCGGGTTCCTCGCCGCGCTCGCGCCCACCTTCGGTGCCCTGATCGCCCTCCGGTTCCTCGAGGGCCTGGCACTCGGCGGCGTCCCGGCCGCGGCGCTCGTGTACCTGTACGAGGAGGTGCAGGCACTGCATGCCGCCGTCGCCGCCGGCACCTACATCGGCGGGACGACGCTCGGCGGGCTCGCCGGACGCCTCGTCGCGGGGCCCGTCGGGGACCTGTTCGGGTGGCGCGCCGGAGTGCTCACCGTCAGCGTGCTGGCCGGAGCGGCCGGCGTCGCGTTCCTCCTGCTGGCTCCGCGGCCGCGCGGTTTCCGTCCCCTCCTCCGGGGCCAGGGGCCCTCGCTGGTCGGCCGTATCGGCGCCAACCTGCGCTCCCTCCGCCTCCTCGCCGTCTACGCGCAGGGATTCCTCCTCATGGGCGGCTTCGTGGCCGTCTACAACTACCTGGGATTCCACCTCGAAGCGCCGCCGTTCCTGCTGCCCGCGTCCCTCGTGAGCCTGCTGTTCCTCGCCTACCTCTCCGGCACCGCGACCTCCCGCCTCGCCGGCGGCCTGAGCGTGCGGTTCGGGCGCCTGCCGGTCCTCCTCGCCGCGGTACCCGTCATGCTGGTCGGCCTCACGATCACGCTCGCGGAGTCCATCGCCTTGGTGATCCTCGGGCTCGTCGTCTTCACCGGCGGCTTCTTCGCGGCGCACGCGGTCGCCTCCGGGTGGACGCCGATCCTCTCGAGCACCGGTCGGGCCCAGGCGTCCGGGCTCTACAACTTCGCCTACTACGCCGGGTCCAGCGTCCTGGGGTGGCTGGGCGGGCTGTTCTTCGGGCAGTCCGGGTGGCCCGGCGTCGCGGCCTTCACCGGTACGCTCGCGGTCGTCGCCGGGATCCTCGCCGCCGTCGCGCTGCGTGCGGCACCCGGCAGCGCCGCGCCTGCCCGGTAGCCGTCCTGCGCGGTGGGCCTCCCGGGCGGTACGCGCCGTCCATGCCGTGGTGTCTCCCCATGCACGGCCCGACCCGGGTAGATTCTCTGGAGTCGGAGCGGCTGGAGGATCCCGGACGCGCACACCAGGGGAACGCAGGACGTCATGGGTATTTTCAGCCGCCGGGGAACGTCCGGCCGCGCAGCGGGCAGGGACCCGATCGCGGCCTTCTGGCAGTGGTGGGCCGACGACGGCGAGGAGCTGCTGACGACTGCCACGAGGGCCGGGGATTTCGACGCCTACGTCGACGTCATGACGCGGCACGTCGGCGCGATCGCCCGCGGTCTCGAATGGGAGACGCGGTCCGGCACCGACGCCGAGCACACCCTCTGCGTCTCCAGCGGCGGGGACGCCTCCCTGCGACCGGTGGCCGAGCGCTGGTACCGTGCCGCCCCACCACCGAGCAGCCGCTGGTCCTTCGTGCCCGCCCGTAGCGCCAAGCCGGACATGCTGGAGTCGACCATCACCTACCGCGGCAGGACCTTCGATCTGAGCCTCACGCGCGTGCATGCGGCGGAGACCCGCGCGGGTGACGGCTTTCTCCTGTCCGTGCACAATCCCGGCTTCACGGGGCAGTGGGACGACGAGCACGGACTCTGCGTCCTGCTGCTCGAGTGGCTGCTCGGCGAGGACGACGTCCAGCGCTGGGTATGCCGCGTGGACTGCCTCGTCCACGACGTGGTGGACAGCATCCCCGCCGCCGAGCTGCCCGCACGCGTGGCGGGGCTGGCGCAGGCATCACCGGAACCGCACTGGCTCCTCATGCAGGGGACGCTGGGATCCGGCGACCCCGTCCTCGTGCGGGTCCTGCGGCCCCTGCGGTGGATCGACCACCCGCGGTTCGACCTCCACACGGCACTGCGGGTCCCCTTCGACGCCGACGAGCAGGGACTCCCGCGAGCTGCAGCGTCCGACGACCTGGGCGGGCTCGAGGACGAACTGGTGCGGGCCCTCGGGATGCGGGGGATGCTCGTGGCGACCGAGACCTCGAAGGGCGCCCGGACCTTCCATTTCTACTCGGATGCCGAGGACCAGAACGGCCGGGATGTCCTCGATACCGCCGCTCGTGAGCGCCGCCCCGTGACCGCGAAGCACTCGCACGACCCGGGCTGGAGGAAGGTACAGGACTTCGCATGACCCCGCGCACCCCGCCACCCACGGACAGAGCCCGCAGGACGTGCACTAGGCGTCGTCGGCCGCCCCGAACGCGGAGACGGTGATGGCGGCGATCCGGCGGCCGTCGGCGATCGCGGCATCGGCGTCGGCGCCGCGGAGGATCATTCCCAGTACCCCGGTGTAGACCAGGACGAGGTGCTGCGCCAGGACCTTCGATCGGCCGGCCCCGACCACGCCGGCAGCAAGCTCCCCGAGCCTGTCGGCCAGCAGCCGTGTGTCACCCGCCAGGATGTCCTCCAGCCCGGGTCCGCGGGACGGCGCCTCGGCGGTGACGCCGAGGAAGACGCACCATCGCGACGGGTGGAGGCTGCGCCGGTGCAGCGCCAGCGCGTCGAAGACGGCGAGCACCTTCTCCTCGGGTGTGTCCGCCGCGTCGATGCACTGCTGCCAGGACCGGTCCCATGCCGCGAGCCGGCGGTGGAGGGCCTGGGTGATGAGCCCCTCCTTGTTCCCGAAATGTGCGTACAGGGTCGCCGGTGACACCCGGGCACGCTCGAGGATGGCGTCGACGGGCGTGACGGCGACACCCTGCATCGAGACCAGCTCTTCTGCTGCATCGAGGAGTCTTTCCCGTGCGGATGGTTGCGTCGTCACGGTACGAGGATATAACGTCCGTTTCAATGAAACGATCGTTATGGTCCCGTCGGCCTGCACCCACCACCGGGTTCGCCGTGTCGGCCGTCGCCCTCATCGCCGCCACCTACGGACTGGCGCGCCTCGGGTACGGGTTGTTCCTGCCCGCCTTCTCCGCGTCGTTCTCCCTGTCCCCCACCGTGGCCGGGCTGACGTCGTCGGGCGCTTCGGTGCTGTACTGTGTCGCGGCGGCCGTTGGCCTCCGGTATGCACCCGGGCATCCCCGCGCCGTGACCCTCCTCGCCGGTCTCTCGGCGGCGCTGGGCAGTATCGGGGTGGCCTGCGCCCAGGACACGGCGATGTTCACCGGAGCAGTGCTCCTCGCCGGAACGGGTGCGGGGTTCGCGTCGCCGGCCCTCGTGGCGCTCGTGCAGCGCAACACTGACCCCTCCCGGCAGGGGAGGCTCCAGTCGGTCGTCAACTCCGGGACGGGATTCGGCGTCGTCGCCGCGGGCATCCTGTCCCTCGTGCTCGGGGACGCCTGGCGGGTCGCCTGGGTCCTGATCGCGGCAATCGCCCTGACCTCGGTACTGTCCGTCCTGCGCCTGGACAGGATCCTGGCAGCACCGGCGGGGAACGGTCCGCGGAGACGCGACGCGCCGTCGCTGTTCGCGCGATCGGCCTTCCGGGGGCTCGGCAGGCCGCTCGCCGGCGCCTTCGTCTTCGGCCTGGGCTGCGCCGCCGTATGGGTGTACGGACGGGCGACCCTCCAGGAGAGCGGCGGCATGGCTCCGGCCACCTCGGCCGGCGCGTGGATGGCGCTGGGGGCCGGCGGCGCCTGCGCGATCCTGGCCGCCCGGTGGCTCGCGGACCACCCCGTCCCGACCACCTGGTCGGTGACGACCCTCGGCACGGCGGGGGCGACGGCGCTTCTCGGGACGGCGGCCGGCAATCCCGTCCTCGCGTACCTGGCAGCGGCCGCCTTCGGTCTCGCCTACACGGCGGCGACCTCCGTCCTGATCCTGTGGGCCTCCGCGGCCGCCGGGAACAGCGCGGCCGGCACGTCCCTGCTCTTCACCGCGCTCGTCCTCGGACAGGCGGCCGGGGCGCCCCTCGTGGGTTCCCTGATCGAGGCCGGCGGTCCCGCGCTCGCCTTCTCCGCGGCCGCCGTCGCCTGCGCCGCCGGTGCCGCCGTCACCGCCGGGTCGCGCTGGACGATCAGAACGCCGACGACGGCAGATCCCGCTCGCCCTCGCGGATCGCGGTGATGATGCGGCCCGCGACGGCCACCGGGTCCTGGCCCTGTGGCAGCTTCGGGGCCGCACCCGCGATGGGACGGGCGGCCAGACCGGTCTCCGTGTGCGGCGGCCGCACGTCCAGGACCCGGACACCCTGCCTGCGGAGCTCGAGCGTCAGGACTTTGCCGTAGGCGCTGAGGCCGGCTTTCGTCACGGAGTACGCGGCCATACCGGCCGTCGGGCTCTCGGCGACGACGGCGCTGAGCTGCGCGATGAACGAATCCCTGGCGAGCCTCGGCGCGATGTCACGCATGAGCCGCATGTAGCCGAGGAGGTTCACGAGCAGGAGCTCGTCGAGGGTGTCGTCGTCCACCTCGACGGCGGGGCCGAAGGCGACGACGCCTGCGGCGAACACCACGCCGTCCAGTTCGCGGCCGTACACGGCAGCCGCGATGTCCGCAGGGCCCGTCGGCCTGCCGAGATCCGCGGCGGCCCGCCCGACGACGGCGTCGCCGAGTTCGTCCGCGAGCTGCGTCAGCTTCTCCTCCGAACGGCCGGTCAGGGTGAGCTGTGCACCGTGCGCCGCCAGCTGGCGGGACAGCTCCGCTCCGAGCACCCCGGTGGCACCGACGACGAGGACGTGGGAACCGCTCAGCTCAGTCATTGGCAGAGTGTAGCAACGCACCGGCACCGCTCCGGGCGGGCGGCGGCGCCACTACAGTGTGGGCATGGGCGAGATGCGGAGCTGGCAGTCGATGGTGGACACGAACGCGGCCCGCCTCCTGCGCACCACCGGCCGGACGCCGGCGGAATGGGCGGCGGAAGCACGGCAGGCAGGGATGACCAGCCGCGAGGACCTGTCCCGATGGCTGAAGGACCAGGGGGTCACCGGTTACAACCTCATGAGCGTCGACTGGGAGGTCTTCGGCCTGCCGGACTTCTTCCTCCGCTCGGCCGACGAGCTGTACGACGCGCAGTACGAGGACCGGCCGCTCCTGAAGCCCATCGCGGACCGGCTGATCCTGTGGGCTGCAAAGACACCACGGGTCGTGATCCAGATGCGCAAGACCTATGTCTCGCTGCAGACCACCCGGCGCAAGTTCGCGCAGATCACCCCGGGCACCAAGACGGCGGTGGACCTGTACTTCCGCCTGGCGGTACCGGGGCTGCCGAAGCTCGAACCGGTGCGGGCCGATGATCCGTTCGCGTGGCGCGTGCGCCTCCGCGAGGTGGACGACGTCGACGACGCCGTCCTGCGGGCCCTCACTGTTGCGCTGGAGGATAGCCTCGGGAGTTCCTCCGCTTGAGGTCCTCGAGTTCCTGCTGGGCCGCGGCGTCCGCTTCGAGCTCCTCGAACGCCTGCTGCAGGCGCGGCGACGACGGGTCGGTCCAGGACAGCTCCTCGCGGGCCTGGGCCTGCGCCTCGAAGCGGCGCACCTCGAGTTCGGCGTTCCGGCGGGCGGCGTCGATGGCCGCAGCCTCCTTCGACGACGACGCCAGTGCGTCGTGCACGCCGATGGCGGCCTGGGCGGCCGCGCGGCGGGCGAGCAGGGCGTCGTACTCCATCGCGTTCTGCTGCACACGCTGTTCGAGCCGCTGCACGTCGTCGTGGAGCCGGCGGGCCTGCTGCTCCGCCTCGTGCAGTTGCCGCGTGAGCGTCTCGAGACGCCGGCGTGCCGTCATCGACTCCCGGATCGCCGCCCGGGCGGCGTCGTCGTCGCCCCGCTGCACGGCGGCGGCTGCAGCAGCCTCGACCCGGTTGAGGTAGGCGGCAGCCTCGTTCGCGGCGAGGCCCACCCGGTGGTGGTGCGCTGCGACATCGGCCGCTCCGCGCCGCGCCTGGTCGAGCAGCGAGCGCTGCGCCAGTTGCGCGTTCTGCGCCTGGACCCGCGGATCCTGCTTCGCTTCGGTCGCCGCGTTGCGGTTGGCCTGCACGATGCGCGTGATGCGGCGTTTGATCGACACGGTCGGACCCCCGGGGTGACTGGATGGAGTGTGCTACCTAGTGGAACCGGTCACCAGCCCTGCCGGTTCCCGTAACTGTCCCGCCACGTGCTCATGGCGGAGATCTCGGTGCGGAGGCGGCTGGTGGCCTGTTCGAGCTGGAGCGTGTCGATGGACCGCGATGTCTGGAGGAGGCAGCGGCGGAGATCGGCGGAGAGGTCGTCGAGCGCCCGCGCCTGAGCGGCCAGATCCGTGGTCAGATCCTGCTTCAGTGTGCGGTTCGGCTCGCGGTCCGCGACCCTCAGCAGGTGCTCGAGGGATTCCGCCGCCCGGTCGATCTCGGCAGCAGCCCGGGGCAGGTCGCCGACCGGTCGCCCCTGCGCCGCTGCCTCGGCGAGCGCGAGATGCGTGGCGCGCGAGGAGCGCTTGAGCTCACC encodes the following:
- a CDS encoding hypothetical protein (possible pseudo due to frameshift), which gives rise to MEQSDGAVRAGDVTGLGGLQLQHNDRLAGTPGLTIGAAPVDDPGTPSQTLFTRPAVDGTDLATTLDPRLQALGEEVLADEPSASSIVAIRPSTGEILAAANGPGSEGLQTALLGQYPPGSTFKVATSLALLRKGFTPESPTECTEEVSVDGRTFNNASTYPAQFLGTIPLLETFAQSCNTGFISARDEISQADLAAAASDLGIGVEARIGTPAFFGSVPTEAEGTAHAAAMIGQGEVLVSPLGLATMAASVGAGSRVTPTLLAAGESTELDPGSESAAATEAPSGDATASEPEESEESEESEAPPSAFTAGESATLKTLMSAVVEQGGARLLQDVPGDPVLAKTGTAEFGSETPPRTHAWVVALQGDLAVAVFVEEGELGSTSGGPLMQAFLTGAATR
- a CDS encoding flotillin, with product MDLTFIPLIIGAVVLLVIIIAAVVLARMALHIASPDQALIISSKDSKGQPDPDSQRVVFGRIFINPFSQRAYPLSLASRQVSLRIEGISKNGIKLHLTGVAQVKVGGDADAVRKAAQRFLNQQEAIDHYTQETLSGSLRSIVGTLTVESIIRDRATFAKSVKEEAEHSMHNQGLEIDTFQIQSVDDDSGYLKNLGRPEAALAERNAKIAEARSMQESEQARALSDEQVALAQQQLIIRRAELKEEEADARQARADAAGPLAQAEQQEQVIMREQQVAQRRSELRERELDTEVRKPADAEKYRLIQQADAKLEERRRASEATEIEARVDLARRKLVAEGDRVAAEADAASNTARGTAEASINEAKGRADAAVIASRGDAEARSAEARGKAEAAGIAAQAEAYEKFNQAAILSKVLEVLPAMAREIAAPMSAIDTMTVVSNDGASQLSKNVSSGVHQTTQMVKGHHRPGHHRAARRPAQERGQARPERGHQPDRRLGLRLAGPDGRRRGSGGGGQR
- the trmB gene encoding tRNA (guanine-N(7)-)-methyltransferase is translated as MEPREQTPDQPHRSQPVSFVRRGSRLQGRRREAWDELAEAFLIDVPRVENADTSVAPGFVLDVEAAFGRPAPLVVEVGSGLGEAITHAAELDPDRDYLALEVYRPGLAQTMLRISQKDLTNVRTAQVNAAEAFAGMIPASSVTELWTFFPDPWHKARHHKRRLVKEDYVELAARVLATGGIFRLATDWSSYAVQMRAVLDASGYFENLHDGERSGAGSPLTQVWQSGVESVVGGAPVREGRDPVSTGNTGINEGTDELGGWAPRFEGRTLTSFENKAIKAGRMVFDLTYRRR
- a CDS encoding MFS transporter, whose product is MTQGPWPGHARDSPAYRRILLALLFAGLATFAQLYSLQGVLTGLAAEFTIPPAEAALSVSAATLGLALAVIPWSAVADRAGRKRTMSWAIGAAVVLGFLAALAPTFGALIALRFLEGLALGGVPAAALVYLYEEVQALHAAVAAGTYIGGTTLGGLAGRLVAGPVGDLFGWRAGVLTVSVLAGAAGVAFLLLAPRPRGFRPLLRGQGPSLVGRIGANLRSLRLLAVYAQGFLLMGGFVAVYNYLGFHLEAPPFLLPASLVSLLFLAYLSGTATSRLAGGLSVRFGRLPVLLAAVPVMLVGLTITLAESIALVILGLVVFTGGFFAAHAVASGWTPILSSTGRAQASGLYNFAYYAGSSVLGWLGGLFFGQSGWPGVAAFTGTLAVVAGILAAVALRAAPGSAAPAR
- a CDS encoding 3-ketoacyl-ACP reductase, with product MTELSGSHVLVVGATGVLGAELSRQLAAHGAQLTLTGRSEEKLTQLADELGDAVVGRAAADLGRPTGPADIAAAVYGRELDGVVFAAGVVAFGPAVEVDDDTLDELLLVNLLGYMRLMRDIAPRLARDSFIAQLSAVVAESPTAGMAAYSVTKAGLSAYGKVLTLELRRQGVRVLDVRPPHTETGLAARPIAGAAPKLPQGQDPVAVAGRIITAIREGERDLPSSAF